A region of Parabacteroides pacaensis DNA encodes the following proteins:
- a CDS encoding RagB/SusD family nutrient uptake outer membrane protein gives MKKIIYLFFLSFSLFTGCNDDKFLRENADDFLTVDNSYLNAAQFRTGLNEFYRIVRQNYNFQDNPVYFFYYGAGTDVFFRPNSDQEPFTDWSYINSTTDIFRIIYGRHYGMLQNVNQLLKQTENPEVRWNSEEEKLAIQAEARFFRGYCYRFLGCMFGGVPVLKEPVETPSLAFTRNSREEVYQLCVEDFEFAGEHLPVSVIEPGRVVKAAAYHYLSEMYIALADEKGGDKELYKKAVDAASMVIDQKVGEYHLMTERHGYRKDVAGKDAFWDLFQMRSVDGFSNFSYQTGNKESIWVIQVDKFITGGLNDGLSTRTDQERVFWPAFWGSTKFGYDGVARDWMGRGIGWLRPTNYFNYDLWEKSGEEDQRNSEANINRIFRSPDPIIDGVEVANYDTTYVTEVTLADGTPYTAKTRPGDIIKKEWLTSRQDTMERIYPRIMKLGSDWHYAAEPANGFVMEFYAIRMAETYLLRAEAYMKYGDKDNAAKDINVVRSRAKAVPATASEINIDYILDERARELVGEEFRTMTLCRLGLLYDRTKRFGYYASQNTVNEKNNLCPIPQSVIDANSQAKFPNNPGF, from the coding sequence ATGAAAAAGATAATATATTTATTCTTTCTATCATTCAGCCTTTTTACAGGATGTAATGATGACAAATTCTTAAGAGAAAATGCAGACGATTTCTTAACTGTGGATAACTCTTATTTAAATGCCGCTCAATTCCGGACAGGGTTAAACGAATTTTATCGTATTGTCCGCCAGAATTATAACTTTCAGGATAATCCGGTTTATTTCTTTTATTATGGAGCGGGAACAGATGTATTCTTCCGCCCGAACAGTGACCAGGAACCTTTTACGGATTGGAGTTATATAAATTCTACCACGGATATTTTCCGTATTATCTACGGACGCCATTATGGAATGCTCCAGAATGTAAACCAATTGTTAAAGCAGACAGAGAACCCGGAAGTCCGTTGGAATAGTGAAGAAGAGAAATTGGCGATTCAGGCGGAAGCCCGTTTCTTTCGGGGATATTGCTATCGCTTCTTAGGATGTATGTTTGGAGGAGTACCCGTATTGAAAGAACCGGTAGAAACCCCTTCTTTAGCTTTTACACGTAATTCGAGAGAAGAAGTATATCAATTATGCGTAGAGGATTTCGAATTTGCCGGAGAACATTTACCTGTTTCGGTAATAGAGCCGGGACGCGTAGTAAAAGCGGCTGCCTACCATTATTTATCGGAAATGTATATTGCCTTGGCCGATGAAAAGGGAGGAGATAAAGAATTATATAAAAAAGCGGTCGATGCGGCTTCTATGGTCATCGATCAAAAGGTAGGTGAGTATCATCTGATGACCGAACGTCACGGTTATCGCAAAGATGTGGCAGGAAAAGATGCTTTCTGGGATTTATTCCAGATGAGAAGCGTAGACGGTTTTTCTAATTTCAGTTATCAAACGGGAAATAAAGAATCCATTTGGGTAATACAAGTAGACAAATTTATTACGGGAGGATTAAATGACGGACTTTCTACCCGTACGGATCAAGAACGTGTGTTTTGGCCGGCATTCTGGGGTTCTACCAAATTCGGTTATGATGGAGTTGCCCGCGATTGGATGGGAAGAGGCATTGGGTGGTTAAGGCCTACGAACTATTTCAATTACGATTTATGGGAAAAATCAGGTGAAGAAGATCAACGAAATTCCGAAGCGAATATCAATCGTATTTTCCGTTCTCCCGACCCTATTATTGATGGGGTGGAAGTAGCTAATTATGATACTACCTATGTAACCGAAGTTACTTTAGCAGACGGAACTCCTTACACGGCAAAAACCCGTCCCGGCGACATCATAAAGAAAGAATGGCTGACTTCCCGGCAAGATACCATGGAACGGATTTATCCGAGAATTATGAAATTAGGGTCCGATTGGCATTATGCGGCTGAACCTGCCAATGGCTTTGTAATGGAATTTTATGCGATTCGTATGGCGGAGACGTACTTGCTACGTGCCGAAGCTTATATGAAATACGGAGACAAAGATAACGCCGCGAAAGATATAAATGTGGTAAGGAGCCGCGCTAAAGCTGTCCCGGCAACTGCTTCCGAAATCAATATAGACTATATTCTGGACGAACGTGCACGTGAATTGGTGGGTGAAGAATTTCGTACCATGACATTATGCCGGTTAGGATTGTTGTACGACCGGACCAAAAGGTTCGGATATTATGCATCTCAAAATACGGTGAACGAAAAGAATAATCTGTGTCCTATTCCGCAATCCGTAATCGATGCTAATTCACAAGCTAAATTCCCTAACAATCCGGGATTCTGA
- a CDS encoding SusC/RagA family TonB-linked outer membrane protein, with protein MKNNMRKMSSCRKLISLVCSFLLFTAIPLAAQKISVKGHVFDSSTKEPVVGATIMQKGTTNAVITDADGNFMINAPSDASLEIRYIGYVTVLQPINGNTQLHISLKEEAYMLNEVVAIGYGTARKKDLTGAVASIRLEDSPRANLPNMTFMDALKGQLPGFDIGASTNAGGNPSINIRGQNSIKASNTPLLVVDGVVYLGSINEINPSDIASVDVLKDASSAAVYGSKAANGVILITTKRGKSEKPTVRLRATLGVQTPTSRPDMLSPEGYLQLKRDLRTMNGASASDLELGNLLTPYEYEAYQEGSIVNWYDEVVSSALSQDYQISVSGGTDKLNYYVSAQYLDQEGVAYNDLFKKFSVTSKIESKITNWLKVGLNLSVISKNADGVAADLRNAVNNAPYSFKNVRFAGHENEMERYPQGQTSTINPFWQTQQYNEDRNQNYRSLAFARVDLPWIKGLSYTFNYSLNRWEGHSANFQDERYFMDTMREADLQDQTKYLKDANGNKKHSTRTDWFFNHIINYSQVFNDHSVDVTLMAERQKQTTSTSTLSAKDFSLAGTTVLGINSLELGNPENRGVETSKSILAQLAYMGRVNYVYKQRYHLSGSIRYDGYSGFAEGNKYGSFYSLAGAWTLSEESFMKDHVGFIDQLKLRLSYGENGNPSVGQYATFASMGSGSYIFGNSTVNTVAARQMANKNLKWEKTGAWNVGLDFAVLKERLSGNIEYYNSNTTNLLLNRAIPVMNGFQNVSDNIGKINNWGLEFSLNSKNMETRDFTWSTGLNFWMNRNKVVSLYGLDGDGDGKEDDDIINGLFIGKSLGTIYTYVFDGIIQKEDVEYMAIYGGNPGDVKFKDLNHDGVINADHDRKIVGYTKPNFTMTLSNTLAYKNFELYFMLNWIAGGGSNNYYMANNIYANLVGTFGGGGVTNWLDKEYWMPDRPSNKVPRPNYSNPYAYQFPQKHDFVRLQDLSLAYRFSDKLLKKTPMGSLRLYIAAKNLLTFTSWEGQDPETSTQYAATSFPVMKNITFGIDLSF; from the coding sequence ATGAAGAACAATATGCGAAAAATGAGTTCATGTAGAAAATTAATTTCTCTGGTTTGTTCCTTTTTACTTTTTACTGCAATTCCCCTTGCAGCACAAAAAATAAGTGTAAAAGGTCATGTATTTGACAGCTCGACCAAGGAGCCTGTGGTCGGAGCTACTATTATGCAAAAGGGTACTACGAATGCGGTTATTACAGATGCAGACGGTAACTTTATGATAAATGCACCTTCGGATGCGTCCTTGGAAATCAGATATATCGGGTATGTAACTGTTCTTCAGCCAATCAATGGAAATACACAATTACATATCAGTCTGAAAGAAGAAGCTTATATGTTAAATGAAGTAGTAGCCATCGGATATGGTACAGCCCGGAAGAAAGACCTGACGGGAGCAGTTGCCTCTATCCGGCTGGAAGATTCACCCCGCGCCAATTTACCGAATATGACGTTCATGGATGCGTTGAAAGGGCAACTTCCGGGATTTGATATCGGTGCATCCACCAACGCCGGAGGAAATCCCAGCATTAATATTCGCGGGCAGAACTCTATTAAAGCATCCAATACTCCTTTGTTGGTAGTAGACGGAGTAGTGTATCTGGGAAGTATCAATGAAATCAATCCTAGTGATATTGCTTCCGTAGATGTATTAAAAGATGCCAGTTCGGCAGCAGTATATGGTTCTAAAGCAGCCAACGGTGTTATTTTAATTACAACAAAACGGGGGAAATCGGAAAAGCCGACTGTGCGGTTACGTGCTACGCTGGGGGTCCAAACTCCTACTTCCCGGCCGGATATGTTATCCCCCGAAGGATACTTACAATTGAAACGCGATTTAAGGACGATGAATGGTGCATCAGCCTCTGATTTGGAATTGGGAAACCTGTTAACTCCGTATGAGTATGAAGCTTATCAAGAGGGGAGTATCGTAAACTGGTATGATGAAGTAGTAAGTTCCGCTCTTTCACAGGATTATCAAATCAGTGTATCCGGAGGAACGGATAAATTAAATTATTATGTATCTGCTCAATATTTAGATCAGGAAGGAGTAGCTTATAACGATTTATTTAAGAAATTCTCTGTTACTTCAAAAATAGAAAGTAAAATTACGAATTGGTTAAAAGTAGGATTAAACCTTTCCGTCATTAGTAAAAATGCAGATGGAGTAGCTGCCGATTTAAGAAATGCAGTAAATAATGCACCTTATTCTTTCAAGAATGTTCGTTTTGCCGGCCATGAAAATGAGATGGAACGTTATCCGCAAGGACAAACTTCAACTATTAACCCATTCTGGCAAACTCAACAGTATAACGAAGACAGAAATCAAAATTATCGTAGCCTGGCTTTCGCTCGTGTTGATTTACCCTGGATAAAGGGGCTTTCTTATACATTCAATTATTCGTTAAACCGTTGGGAAGGTCATTCTGCTAATTTCCAAGACGAACGTTATTTTATGGATACGATGAGAGAAGCCGATTTGCAAGATCAGACAAAATACCTAAAGGATGCGAACGGGAATAAAAAACATTCCACCCGTACAGATTGGTTCTTTAATCATATTATTAATTATAGCCAAGTATTCAACGATCATTCTGTAGACGTTACTCTTATGGCTGAACGCCAGAAGCAGACTACTTCTACTTCAACATTGAGTGCAAAAGACTTTTCCTTAGCAGGAACCACAGTGCTTGGTATCAATTCCCTGGAACTCGGAAACCCGGAAAACAGAGGTGTTGAAACCAGTAAATCCATATTAGCCCAATTAGCTTATATGGGACGCGTTAATTATGTATATAAACAACGTTATCATCTTTCCGGATCTATAAGATACGATGGGTATTCGGGCTTCGCAGAAGGAAATAAATACGGATCTTTCTATTCGCTTGCCGGGGCATGGACCTTGAGCGAGGAAAGTTTTATGAAAGATCATGTCGGTTTTATCGATCAACTGAAACTAAGGCTTTCGTATGGTGAAAACGGAAATCCGTCGGTAGGACAATACGCCACTTTTGCAAGCATGGGTTCCGGTTCTTATATTTTCGGTAATTCAACAGTCAATACGGTTGCTGCCCGACAAATGGCAAATAAAAATTTAAAATGGGAAAAGACCGGGGCTTGGAATGTCGGGCTCGATTTTGCCGTTTTAAAAGAACGTTTAAGCGGAAACATCGAATATTATAATTCCAATACGACGAACTTACTATTAAACCGTGCTATCCCTGTCATGAACGGTTTTCAGAACGTGTCGGATAATATTGGTAAAATCAATAACTGGGGATTGGAATTTTCATTAAACTCCAAGAATATGGAAACCAGGGATTTTACTTGGTCTACCGGTTTAAATTTCTGGATGAACAGAAATAAAGTTGTTTCTCTTTACGGCCTGGACGGTGATGGCGACGGAAAAGAAGATGATGATATTATTAACGGGCTATTTATCGGTAAATCGTTAGGTACTATTTATACGTATGTGTTTGATGGCATCATTCAAAAAGAGGATGTGGAATATATGGCAATTTACGGAGGTAATCCGGGAGACGTAAAGTTTAAAGATTTGAATCATGACGGGGTGATCAATGCCGATCATGACCGTAAAATTGTAGGATATACCAAACCCAATTTTACCATGACTCTTTCCAACACATTGGCGTATAAAAATTTTGAATTGTATTTTATGCTCAATTGGATTGCGGGAGGAGGAAGTAATAACTATTACATGGCAAACAATATTTACGCAAATTTGGTAGGAACTTTTGGTGGAGGCGGAGTTACGAATTGGTTGGATAAAGAGTATTGGATGCCTGACCGTCCCTCTAATAAAGTTCCTCGGCCTAATTATTCCAATCCGTATGCATATCAATTCCCTCAAAAACATGATTTTGTACGGTTACAAGATTTGTCATTGGCTTACAGATTCAGTGATAAATTATTGAAAAAGACACCTATGGGTAGTTTAAGGCTTTATATTGCAGCCAAAAACTTGTTGACTTTTACGTCTTGGGAAGGTCAAGACCCGGAAACTTCAACCCAGTATGCTGCCACTAGTTTTCCTGTAATGAAAAATATAACCTTTGGTATCGATCTTTCATTTTAA